In one window of Erwinia tasmaniensis Et1/99 DNA:
- a CDS encoding YraN family protein, with the protein MEPVSSGTDRSGHLSRQQQGASRENQARRLLESSGLHFVAANVRYRVGEIDLIMRDRQVWVFVEVRYRRNALFGGAAISVTRSKQLKLLQAAAAWLHRRKQSFDTTDCRFDVVAITGEQVEWLPNAFTAD; encoded by the coding sequence ATGGAGCCAGTATCATCAGGGACAGATCGTTCCGGGCACCTGAGCAGACAGCAGCAGGGGGCGAGCCGTGAAAATCAGGCTCGACGCCTGCTGGAAAGTTCAGGGCTGCATTTTGTCGCCGCCAACGTGCGCTACCGTGTCGGTGAGATCGACCTCATTATGCGGGACAGGCAGGTGTGGGTTTTCGTCGAAGTACGCTATCGCCGCAACGCCCTTTTTGGTGGTGCCGCGATTAGCGTAACCCGCAGCAAACAGCTGAAGCTGTTACAGGCGGCCGCAGCCTGGCTACATCGCCGCAAGCAGAGTTTCGATACGACCGACTGTCGTTTTGATGTGGTAGCGATAACCGGCGAACAGGTGGAATGGCTGCCTAATGCGTTTACAGCGGATTAA
- a CDS encoding DgaE family pyridoxal phosphate-dependent ammonia lyase: protein MTSVYEKYGLKQVINASGRMTILGVSTPSADVVETVKFGLNHYFEINDLINKSGRYIAGLLGCEAALVVSCASAGLAQSIAAVITKDNPWLLDHLHAAPLDVAHDIVLPKGHNVNYGAPVGTMVALGGGRLVEAGYANECSAEQLSAAITAQTAAVLYIKSHHCVQKSHLSVEQAAVVAHKHGVPLIVDAAAEEDLQDDYKAGADLVVYSGAKAIEGPTSGLVIGKTQYVEWVKRQSQGIGRAMKVGKEGILGLTLAIENYLLRTRVTGRQMVEKMTPFIASLNQLSGIKARVVWDAAGRDIARTEMHFDKAALGRTAGEIVQALKTGDIAIYFRDYKANEGIVEVDVRSVTVDQLRTIFSCINAFIAGYQCL from the coding sequence ATGACCTCAGTTTATGAAAAATATGGCTTAAAGCAGGTGATCAACGCCTCCGGCCGCATGACGATCCTCGGGGTGTCTACGCCGAGTGCCGACGTGGTGGAAACGGTTAAATTTGGCCTGAATCACTATTTTGAAATTAACGATTTGATAAATAAAAGCGGTAGGTATATCGCCGGGCTTCTGGGGTGTGAGGCGGCGCTGGTGGTTTCCTGTGCATCGGCGGGACTTGCCCAGTCGATAGCGGCGGTGATTACCAAGGATAACCCCTGGCTGCTGGATCATCTCCATGCTGCCCCGTTGGACGTTGCGCATGACATCGTGCTGCCGAAAGGTCATAACGTGAACTATGGCGCTCCGGTTGGCACGATGGTGGCACTGGGCGGGGGGCGGCTGGTGGAAGCGGGCTATGCCAACGAATGCTCAGCAGAACAGCTTTCAGCGGCTATCACCGCGCAAACCGCCGCCGTTCTGTATATCAAGTCGCATCATTGTGTGCAGAAAAGTCACCTTAGCGTGGAGCAGGCGGCAGTGGTGGCGCATAAGCACGGTGTACCGCTGATTGTTGACGCTGCCGCCGAAGAAGATTTACAGGATGACTATAAGGCTGGTGCCGATCTGGTTGTCTACAGCGGTGCCAAAGCGATCGAGGGGCCGACCAGCGGGCTGGTTATTGGCAAGACGCAGTATGTCGAGTGGGTGAAAAGGCAGTCGCAGGGCATTGGCCGTGCGATGAAGGTGGGTAAAGAGGGTATTCTCGGTTTGACCCTGGCGATTGAAAACTATCTGCTGCGCACCAGGGTGACCGGCAGGCAGATGGTGGAAAAAATGACGCCATTTATCGCCAGCCTTAATCAACTGTCGGGCATCAAGGCGCGAGTGGTATGGGATGCTGCCGGACGGGATATTGCCCGTACGGAAATGCATTTTGATAAGGCGGCGCTGGGGCGTACCGCCGGAGAGATCGTCCAGGCGCTGAAAACCGGCGATATTGCCATCTATTTTCGAGATTACAAGGCCAATGAAGGGATTGTCGAAGTAGACGTGCGCAGCGTGACCGTTGATCAGCTGCGCACCATTTTTTCTTGTATTAATGCCTTTATTGCCGGATATCAATGCTTATGA
- the dagF gene encoding 2-dehydro-3-deoxy-phosphogluconate aldolase: MTLTPNFYRDRVCLNVLAGSKQNARDIWQAAEGHVLVGVLSKDYDSVDSAVTDMREYAALIDNALSVGLGGGDPQQSTKVSAIAARIQPQHVNQVFTGVATSRVLLGQSQTVVNGLISPTGQPGMVKISTGPLSCRKADGVVPVATAVALLKDMGGSSVKYFPMNGLHTIDEFKAVAAACAAQDFWLEPTGGIDLNNFAAILQFALDAGVSKIIPHIYSSIMDKSTGLTRPEEVARLMAITRQLVD; this comes from the coding sequence ATGACGCTAACCCCCAATTTCTATCGTGACCGGGTATGTCTCAACGTACTGGCCGGTTCAAAACAGAACGCGCGTGATATCTGGCAGGCGGCAGAAGGCCATGTGCTTGTCGGCGTATTGTCGAAAGATTATGACAGCGTGGACAGTGCGGTGACCGATATGCGCGAATATGCGGCATTAATCGATAATGCGCTGTCGGTGGGTCTGGGTGGCGGCGATCCGCAGCAGTCAACAAAGGTGAGCGCAATCGCAGCCCGCATTCAGCCGCAGCACGTTAACCAGGTATTTACCGGCGTGGCGACCTCGCGGGTGCTGCTCGGGCAGTCGCAGACGGTGGTAAACGGGCTTATCTCACCGACCGGCCAGCCTGGGATGGTGAAGATTTCTACCGGCCCGCTCAGTTGCAGAAAGGCAGACGGCGTGGTTCCGGTGGCCACCGCGGTGGCGCTCCTGAAGGACATGGGCGGCAGCTCGGTAAAATATTTTCCGATGAATGGGCTGCACACCATTGACGAGTTTAAGGCGGTGGCCGCCGCCTGCGCGGCACAGGATTTCTGGCTGGAGCCCACCGGAGGTATCGATTTAAATAACTTTGCTGCGATCCTACAGTTCGCACTGGATGCCGGCGTCAGTAAAATTATCCCGCATATCTACAGCTCGATAATGGATAAATCCACAGGCCTGACGCGACCTGAAGAGGTGGCAAGGCTGATGGCGATCACCCGGCAGCTGGTGGATTGA
- a CDS encoding 4'-phosphopantetheinyl transferase family protein, translating into MNGFSSLELPAHFLSGTGSISYFKLDKGLVNMRRLVAYCPELPIEIQLSIESRRIEYLAGRYCAVQALLHLGVAAPWVGRHADRSPSWPVETCGSLSHTDDRVIACTGWRADFRGMGIDIEKTVQPEILASLQHLVFTEQDKRLVETSNLPPCQIATLLFSAKEAFYKFIYPLTLTQMDFTDIFLLSVHENSFILQTNRDIEGFGKKGKKVRGIYHYEGEYVITLVAM; encoded by the coding sequence ATGAATGGATTCTCTTCACTCGAACTGCCTGCGCATTTTTTATCAGGCACGGGCAGCATCAGCTATTTTAAGTTGGATAAAGGGCTTGTTAATATGCGGCGATTGGTAGCGTATTGCCCTGAATTGCCGATAGAAATACAGCTTAGTATCGAATCCCGCAGAATCGAATATCTTGCCGGGCGCTATTGTGCTGTCCAGGCACTCCTTCATTTAGGCGTGGCCGCTCCCTGGGTCGGGCGTCATGCCGACCGCTCGCCGAGCTGGCCTGTTGAAACGTGCGGCAGCTTATCTCATACCGACGATCGGGTGATTGCCTGCACGGGCTGGCGGGCTGATTTTCGTGGGATGGGTATTGATATTGAAAAAACGGTACAGCCTGAAATACTGGCTTCGCTGCAGCATCTGGTTTTTACCGAGCAGGATAAGAGACTGGTGGAAACATCGAATCTGCCGCCATGCCAAATCGCAACGCTGCTGTTTTCTGCCAAAGAGGCCTTTTATAAGTTTATCTATCCGCTAACGCTTACCCAGATGGATTTCACGGATATATTTTTGCTATCAGTTCACGAAAATAGTTTTATTCTTCAAACAAATAGAGATATAGAGGGCTTTGGAAAAAAAGGGAAAAAGGTGCGTGGTATATACCATTATGAGGGTGAATACGTTATTACCTTAGTCGCGATGTAA
- the rsmI gene encoding 16S rRNA (cytidine(1402)-2'-O)-methyltransferase, translating to MKQHDRADISASTLYIVPTPIGNLGDITQRALAVLASVDLIAAEDTRHTGLLLQHFAINARLFALHDHNEQQKADVLLTRLREGQSIALVSDAGTPLINDPGYHLVRLCREAGIRVVPLPGACAAVTALSAAGLPSDRFCYEGFLPAKSKGRCDTLKALEQEPRTLIFYESTHRLLDSLQDMVTVLGPQRYVVLAREITKTWESIFGAPVGELLSWVREDENRRKGEMVLIVEGYHAEEQALPPEALRTLALLQTELPLKKAAQLTAEIHGVKKNALYKYALEQQGE from the coding sequence ATGAAACAACACGATCGGGCAGATATTTCTGCCAGCACGCTCTATATCGTTCCCACACCGATTGGCAACCTGGGCGATATCACCCAGCGGGCACTGGCGGTGCTTGCGAGCGTCGATCTGATCGCTGCGGAAGATACACGTCATACCGGGCTGTTGCTACAACATTTCGCGATCAATGCGCGGCTGTTCGCATTACACGACCATAATGAACAGCAGAAAGCCGACGTCTTACTGACGCGTCTGCGCGAGGGGCAAAGCATTGCCCTGGTGTCTGATGCCGGTACGCCGCTGATTAACGATCCGGGCTACCATCTGGTGCGCCTGTGCCGGGAAGCGGGCATCCGCGTGGTGCCGCTACCCGGTGCCTGCGCCGCAGTGACCGCATTAAGCGCCGCCGGATTGCCTTCCGACCGCTTCTGCTACGAAGGGTTTCTCCCGGCCAAAAGTAAAGGTCGCTGCGATACCCTGAAAGCGCTGGAGCAGGAGCCTCGCACCCTGATTTTCTACGAATCCACCCACCGTCTGCTCGACAGCTTACAGGATATGGTCACGGTGCTGGGGCCACAGCGCTACGTGGTGCTGGCGCGGGAAATCACCAAAACCTGGGAATCCATTTTTGGTGCGCCGGTCGGCGAGCTGCTGAGCTGGGTGCGGGAAGATGAAAACCGCCGTAAGGGCGAGATGGTACTGATTGTGGAAGGCTATCACGCGGAAGAACAGGCCCTGCCGCCTGAAGCGCTGCGCACCCTGGCCCTGTTGCAAACTGAGCTACCGCTGAAAAAAGCGGCCCAGCTGACCGCTGAAATTCACGGCGTGAAGAAAAATGCCCTATATAAGTACGCGCTTGAGCAGCAGGGCGAGTGA
- a CDS encoding penicillin-binding protein activator gives MLPSKVVHRKAVRTVPLLLAALIFAGCTGQAPHTPPANVQGAADGTSDYYLQQVQQSADDNKVDWQLLAIRALLNEGKLPQAGDALTQLPADLNNIQRQERLLLLARLNVARQNLSGATDPLKQIDISALSQQQQVRYYQLQIAVGQGQPSLDVVRAWVALEPLQTSPADKQKNIDETWQALLQIPQQQINTLTINANENVLQGWLDLLGVYKNNVTAPDMLKSAIQDWQTRYPYNPAAKMLPTSLTQAQNLHPASMGKIALLLPLSGQAQVFANAIQKGFNDAKNGVLAQSTVAPSPAGPVQVPAATPGDAAVAVSPSATTSDKAVAEQPAPAINVTTAAPSASTQIQVYDTSSQPVEQLLTQAQNDGATLAIGPLLKSDVDKMLNSQTALNVLALNEPESVQNRPNICYFALSPEDEARDAAHHMWEQGKRAPLLLVPRTSLGDRVNKAFAAEWQKLGGATVLQQQFGSTAELKQGINSGAGIRLSGTPVNVQPQQQAGVTIAGLTIPAPPTDAQPGATSSNGRVDSVYIVATQDEMILIKPMIAMRISSRDNVGLYASSRSYQAGAGPDYRLELEGLQFSDAPLLSGANPALMQQAAKAFNNDYSLVRLYAMGVDAWTLANHFNEMRNQPGFQIKGDTGMLSANQDCIINRKLVWSQYHQGQIVPGT, from the coding sequence ATGCTTCCTTCGAAAGTAGTTCACCGCAAAGCGGTACGCACCGTGCCGCTTCTGCTGGCCGCCCTGATTTTTGCCGGTTGTACCGGTCAGGCCCCCCACACGCCCCCGGCAAATGTGCAGGGCGCGGCCGACGGCACTTCTGATTATTATCTGCAGCAGGTGCAGCAAAGCGCAGATGATAACAAGGTTGACTGGCAATTACTCGCAATCAGAGCGCTATTAAACGAAGGTAAGCTCCCTCAGGCCGGCGATGCGCTGACGCAGCTGCCAGCGGATCTGAACAACATCCAGCGTCAGGAACGGCTGCTGCTGCTGGCTCGGCTCAATGTTGCCCGTCAAAATTTATCGGGCGCTACCGACCCGTTAAAGCAGATAGATATCAGCGCACTTTCTCAACAGCAGCAGGTTCGTTACTATCAGTTGCAGATCGCCGTCGGCCAGGGCCAGCCGTCACTTGACGTGGTACGTGCCTGGGTAGCCCTGGAGCCGCTGCAAACAAGCCCAGCAGATAAACAAAAAAATATCGATGAAACCTGGCAGGCTTTGCTGCAAATCCCCCAGCAGCAAATCAACACGCTGACAATTAACGCCAATGAAAACGTGCTGCAAGGTTGGTTAGACCTGCTGGGCGTATATAAGAACAACGTTACGGCCCCGGATATGTTGAAATCGGCTATTCAGGACTGGCAAACGCGCTATCCGTACAACCCAGCGGCAAAAATGCTGCCCACGTCCTTAACCCAGGCGCAAAACTTACATCCCGCCTCGATGGGTAAAATCGCGCTGCTGCTGCCATTAAGTGGACAGGCTCAGGTGTTTGCCAATGCTATCCAGAAAGGTTTCAACGACGCCAAGAACGGCGTGCTGGCCCAGAGCACCGTTGCGCCCTCACCTGCCGGCCCGGTACAGGTGCCTGCGGCAACCCCTGGCGATGCAGCCGTCGCCGTCAGCCCTTCGGCGACAACGTCAGATAAGGCGGTAGCGGAACAGCCCGCCCCGGCAATCAATGTCACAACCGCCGCGCCTTCGGCCAGTACGCAGATTCAGGTTTACGACACCAGCTCGCAGCCTGTCGAGCAGCTTTTGACCCAGGCACAAAATGACGGAGCCACCCTGGCGATCGGCCCCCTGTTGAAAAGCGATGTTGATAAAATGCTCAACAGCCAGACGGCGCTTAACGTGCTGGCACTGAACGAACCGGAGAGCGTCCAGAACCGTCCGAATATTTGCTATTTTGCGCTTTCTCCTGAAGACGAAGCCCGTGATGCTGCGCATCATATGTGGGAACAGGGGAAACGCGCTCCGCTGCTGCTGGTGCCGCGCACTTCACTCGGCGATCGCGTTAACAAGGCCTTTGCCGCTGAATGGCAAAAGCTTGGCGGCGCGACGGTGTTACAGCAGCAGTTTGGCTCAACAGCCGAGCTGAAACAGGGGATCAACAGCGGCGCGGGTATTCGCCTGAGCGGCACCCCGGTGAACGTGCAGCCGCAGCAGCAGGCGGGCGTCACGATTGCGGGCCTGACTATCCCGGCACCGCCAACCGATGCTCAGCCAGGTGCAACCAGCAGCAACGGCCGGGTCGATTCGGTGTATATTGTCGCCACCCAGGATGAAATGATCCTGATTAAGCCGATGATCGCGATGCGCATCAGCAGCCGTGATAACGTGGGCCTCTACGCCAGCTCGCGCAGCTATCAGGCCGGTGCTGGCCCGGACTATCGTCTGGAGCTTGAAGGCTTACAGTTTAGCGATGCGCCGCTGCTGTCCGGGGCTAACCCGGCGCTGATGCAGCAGGCGGCCAAAGCTTTTAACAATGATTACTCACTGGTTCGTCTTTACGCTATGGGCGTTGATGCCTGGACTCTGGCCAACCATTTCAACGAGATGCGTAATCAGCCGGGCTTCCAGATTAAGGGCGACACCGGTATGTTAAGCGCTAATCAGGACTGCATCATCAACAGGAAGTTAGTATGGAGCCAGTATCATCAGGGACAGATCGTTCCGGGCACCTGA
- the diaA gene encoding DnaA initiator-associating protein DiaA — MLERIKVCFTESIQTQIAAAEALPDAISRAALTVVQSLLNGNKILSCGNGTSSANAQHFAASMINRFETERPSLPAIALSADNVLLTAIGNDRLHEEIYAKQVRALGHTGDILLAISTRGNSRDIVKAVEAAVTRDMTIVALTGHDGGELAGLLGPQDVEIRIPSHRSARIQEMHMLTVNCLCDLIDNTLFPHQEV; from the coding sequence GTGCTGGAAAGAATAAAAGTTTGCTTTACCGAAAGTATTCAGACGCAGATCGCAGCGGCAGAGGCCCTGCCGGACGCCATTTCTCGTGCCGCGCTGACCGTGGTGCAGTCGCTGCTCAATGGCAATAAAATTCTCAGCTGCGGCAACGGCACCTCCAGCGCCAATGCCCAGCACTTTGCCGCCAGTATGATTAACCGCTTTGAAACGGAGCGCCCAAGCCTGCCGGCCATCGCCCTCAGCGCTGATAACGTCCTGCTAACGGCAATTGGTAATGACAGGCTGCATGAAGAGATTTATGCCAAGCAGGTACGGGCTTTGGGCCATACCGGCGATATCCTGCTGGCGATTTCAACACGCGGCAACAGCCGTGATATTGTCAAAGCCGTAGAGGCCGCGGTCACGCGTGATATGACGATTGTCGCACTGACCGGCCACGATGGCGGAGAGCTTGCCGGCCTACTGGGGCCGCAGGATGTTGAAATCCGTATCCCTTCGCATCGCAGCGCAAGGATCCAGGAAATGCATATGTTAACCGTGAACTGTTTATGCGATTTAATAGACAATACGTTATTTCCCCATCAGGAAGTCTGA
- the dolP gene encoding division/outer membrane stress-associated lipid-binding lipoprotein — translation MKALSACAVILTALMLQGCVAAVVGSAAVATKTATDPRTVGTQVDDGTLELRVTNALSKDEQIKQTTHIVATAYQGKVLLTGQAPGNELALRAKQIAVGVDGATEVYNEIRTGNKVSFGTASSDTWITTKVRSQLLGSDQVKSSSVKVTTENGEVFLLGLVTGEEAKAAADIASRVSGVKHVTTAFTLLK, via the coding sequence ATGAAGGCACTATCTGCATGTGCAGTGATCCTTACCGCGTTGATGTTACAGGGCTGTGTGGCCGCCGTGGTCGGCAGTGCGGCGGTGGCCACTAAAACCGCCACCGATCCACGCACCGTTGGCACTCAGGTCGATGACGGAACGTTAGAGCTGCGCGTCACTAACGCCCTGTCTAAAGATGAACAGATTAAGCAAACCACCCATATCGTCGCCACCGCCTATCAGGGCAAGGTGCTGCTGACAGGCCAGGCACCGGGTAATGAGCTGGCATTACGCGCAAAACAGATTGCTGTTGGCGTTGATGGTGCCACCGAGGTGTATAACGAGATCCGTACCGGCAACAAGGTGAGCTTCGGCACCGCCTCGTCCGACACTTGGATAACCACCAAAGTGCGCTCGCAGCTGCTGGGTAGCGACCAAGTGAAATCGTCAAGCGTGAAGGTCACGACCGAAAATGGGGAAGTGTTCCTGCTGGGCCTGGTCACCGGTGAAGAGGCCAAAGCGGCAGCGGATATCGCCAGCCGGGTGAGCGGCGTGAAGCACGTCACTACCGCGTTTACCCTCCTTAAATAG
- a CDS encoding BglG family transcription antiterminator, translated as MRFPNQRLAQLFAVLQNETLPQDELARRLNVSTRTVRSDINVLNELLTDYAARFVLCRGVGYRLKIADAERYQRLLQQPTSPLRVPRTSVERINYLLTRFLTSAFSLKLEDLADEWFVSRSTLQSDMAEVREWLARYQLTIESKPRYGMKLFGSEMAIRTCLTDLFYQIAIEDSDSPLLKIEGLNSGMLERLQPLLQQSLSRFHIRLADDGEFYLRLYCAVSVRRISEGYPLTDFSAEDVDDEVRAAARHIINRLRPVVGKAISSAEEAYLRVNIAARRVGGREASAINADDGDSLVEYILGYINSHYNFNLLNDPQLHADLLMHIKTMITRVRYQIHIPNPLLTNIKQHYPLAWDVTLAAVSNWSKYTPWTISENEMGFLVLHIGVGLERHYNVGYQRHPQILLVCDTGNSTVRMIQAMLWRRYPQIVVKRIISLREYELQGSVEEDFVISTVRLSDKSKPVVVMSPFPTEYQLERLGKLVLLDRTRPYMLEKFFDAGHFMILDRPTDRSALFRQLCGQLKQEGRVDKTFYPSVEEREAIVTTMLGEGIALPHSLGLLAKKTCVYTVLAPEGIVWGDETAYVIFLLAIGKTEYEEAMAIYDLFVTFVRERAMVRLRDSQNFAGFKAVAMECLSRSQGGTSGAG; from the coding sequence GTGAGATTCCCCAACCAACGGCTGGCCCAGCTGTTTGCGGTTTTGCAAAATGAAACGCTGCCGCAGGACGAGCTGGCGCGGCGTCTTAACGTCTCTACGCGCACGGTGCGCAGCGATATTAACGTGCTCAATGAGCTGCTGACGGATTATGCCGCCCGTTTTGTGCTCTGTCGTGGCGTGGGCTATCGCCTGAAAATTGCGGACGCGGAGCGCTATCAGCGGCTTTTACAACAGCCGACTTCTCCTCTGCGCGTGCCGCGTACCTCCGTTGAACGCATAAACTACCTGTTAACCCGCTTCCTCACCTCGGCTTTTTCACTCAAGCTGGAAGACCTGGCCGACGAATGGTTTGTCAGTCGCAGCACGCTGCAAAGCGATATGGCCGAGGTCAGGGAGTGGCTGGCGCGTTATCAGTTGACCATTGAATCCAAGCCGCGCTATGGCATGAAGCTGTTCGGCAGCGAGATGGCGATACGCACCTGCCTGACCGACCTGTTTTATCAGATAGCCATTGAGGATAGCGACAGTCCCCTGCTCAAGATTGAGGGGCTAAACAGCGGCATGCTCGAACGGTTGCAGCCGCTGCTTCAGCAGAGCCTGTCACGTTTTCATATTCGCCTGGCGGATGACGGCGAGTTTTATCTGCGCCTGTATTGTGCGGTGTCCGTGCGGCGCATAAGTGAAGGATACCCACTGACGGATTTTAGCGCCGAAGACGTGGACGATGAGGTTCGCGCCGCTGCCCGCCATATTATCAATCGGCTGCGTCCTGTCGTCGGTAAGGCGATCTCGTCAGCCGAGGAGGCGTATCTGCGGGTTAATATCGCCGCGCGGCGGGTTGGGGGGCGGGAAGCCAGCGCGATCAATGCGGATGATGGCGACTCGCTGGTGGAATATATCCTTGGCTATATCAACAGCCATTACAACTTTAACCTGCTAAACGACCCGCAGCTGCACGCCGACCTGCTGATGCACATCAAAACGATGATCACTCGCGTGCGCTATCAGATCCACATCCCCAACCCTCTGCTGACCAATATCAAACAGCACTATCCTCTGGCATGGGACGTGACGCTGGCGGCGGTATCCAACTGGAGTAAATATACGCCCTGGACCATCAGCGAGAATGAAATGGGTTTTCTGGTACTGCATATCGGCGTTGGGCTGGAGCGCCATTACAACGTTGGCTATCAGCGTCACCCGCAAATATTGCTGGTGTGTGATACCGGTAATTCTACCGTGCGTATGATCCAGGCCATGCTGTGGCGCAGGTATCCGCAGATTGTCGTGAAAAGGATTATTTCTCTGCGTGAGTATGAGCTGCAGGGAAGCGTGGAGGAGGATTTCGTTATCTCCACCGTACGCCTTAGCGATAAAAGTAAGCCGGTGGTCGTGATGTCACCGTTTCCCACCGAATACCAGCTGGAACGGCTTGGTAAGCTGGTGCTTTTGGATCGTACCCGACCCTATATGCTGGAGAAATTTTTTGATGCCGGCCACTTTATGATCCTCGACAGGCCAACGGATCGTTCAGCCCTGTTTCGCCAACTGTGTGGCCAGCTGAAGCAGGAAGGAAGGGTAGATAAGACCTTCTACCCCTCGGTGGAAGAGCGCGAAGCCATCGTCACCACGATGCTGGGAGAAGGGATTGCCCTGCCGCACTCACTTGGGCTGCTGGCAAAAAAAACCTGTGTTTACACCGTGCTGGCACCAGAGGGGATTGTCTGGGGAGATGAAACGGCGTACGTGATTTTTTTGCTGGCTATCGGCAAGACGGAGTATGAAGAAGCGATGGCGATTTACGATCTGTTCGTGACGTTTGTGCGCGAAAGAGCCATGGTAAGGCTAAGAGACAGCCAGAATTTCGCCGGTTTTAAAGCGGTAGCGATGGAGTGTTTAAGCCGCTCGCAGGGTGGAACGAGCGGCGCGGGATGA